The following proteins come from a genomic window of Chionomys nivalis chromosome 9, mChiNiv1.1, whole genome shotgun sequence:
- the Fam209a gene encoding protein FAM209A, with amino-acid sequence MRTLKWFLFLPLCISCTCAFIFSSLREKAKESPGKVPCGGHFRVRQNLPEHSQSWLGSKWLWLFFVIMVYVVLKFRGDSEKDKEQNPTGPRSCQFRSPPKKNQSISPSKDFTFNTLTQLEIELVKFVSKVRNLKVSMAASSSSRLHSPEISMDPRDNVTIYEIWGEEDSE; translated from the exons ATGCGGACGCTGAAATggttcctgtttctgcctctgtgcaTCTCTTGCACCTGCGCCTTCATATTTTCTTCGCTGAGGGAGAAAGCCAAAGAAAGCCCAGGGAAGGTGCCTTGTGGAGGACATTTCCGGGTTAGACAGAATCTTCCAGAGCACTCCCAAAGCTGGCTTGGGAGCAAATGGCTCTGGCTTTTTTTCGTCATTATGGTATATGTGGTGCTGAAATTTCGAGGAGACAGCGAGAAGGATAAG GAACAGAATCCTACTGGCCCTCGAAGCTGTCAATTTCGCTCTCCACCgaagaaaaatcaaagtattTCCCCCAGCAAAGATTTCACTTTCAATACTTTAACCCAGCTCGAGATAGAACTGGTGAAATTTGTGTCCAAGGTGCGGAATCTTAAAGTCTCCATGGCAGCCAGCAGTAGCTCCAGGCTGCATAGCCCAGAGATATCCATGGACCCACGCGATAACGTCACGATATACGAGATATGGGGAGAGGAGGACTCTGAGTGA